The sequence GTGGGCTCGTCCGCCAGCAGCAGCGGCGGGGCGTGAGCCAGCGCTCGCGCCACCGCCACGCGCTGCTGCTCGCCGCCGGAGAGCCGGTCCGGGAAGCTGTTCGCGCGGGCACCCAGCCCCACGCGTCCCAGCAGCTCCCGCGCCCTCGCGCCAGCCTCCGCGCCCGAGCGGCCGAGCAGCTCCAGCGGCAGCCGCACGTTCTCCTCCACCGTCAGCGTGGGCAGCAGGTTGAAGGCCTGGAAGATGAAGCCGATGCGCTCGCGGCGCAGCAGTGTGCGGTCGCGCTCCGGGAGGCGCCCCAGGTCGCGGCCCTCCACCAGGATTTCGCCGTGCGTCGCCTGGTCGATGCCGCTGATGAGGTTGAGCAGCGTGGACTTGCCGGAGCCGCTGCGGCCCAGCAGCACCACGAACTCGCCCCGGTGCAGGGCGAGCGACGTGCCGGAGAGCACCTCGCGCACGGAATCGCCT comes from Corallococcus macrosporus and encodes:
- a CDS encoding ABC transporter ATP-binding protein produces the protein MPSSPPDSRPLVELRAVTKSYAEGDSVREVLSGTSLALHRGEFVVLLGRSGSGKSTLLNLISGIDQATHGEILVEGRDLGRLPERDRTLLRRERIGFIFQAFNLLPTLTVEENVRLPLELLGRSGAEAGARARELLGRVGLGARANSFPDRLSGGEQQRVAVARALAHAPPLLLADEPTGNLDEETGGQVLDLLEGLTRQGNACALIVTHEPAMAARADRVLTLEHGRLVDRPGGRGRGTTP